The following are from one region of the Odontesthes bonariensis isolate fOdoBon6 chromosome 12, fOdoBon6.hap1, whole genome shotgun sequence genome:
- the faima gene encoding fas apoptotic inhibitory molecule a, with protein sequence MSTDLAGVWEVALSDGVHRIEFEHGTTTGKRVIYIDGKEVVRRDWMFKLVGKETFNVGQSDTKATINIDAVSGFAYEYTLEINGKSLKQYMENRSKVTSTWLLNLDGTDCRVVLEKDTMDVWCNGDKIETAGEFVDDGTETHFTLGEHNCCVKAVSSGKRRDGIIHTLLVDGTEVAECTE encoded by the exons ATGTCAACTGATCTGGCCGGTGTGTGGGAGGTGGCCCTGAGTGATGGAGTCCACAGAATAGAGTTTGAACATGGCACAACCACTGGCAAGAGGGTCATCTACATTGACGGAAAG GAGGTTGTGAGACGCGACTGGATGTTCAAACTTGTGGGGAAAGAGACGTTTAACGTGGGCCAGTCGGACACCAAAGCAACCATCAACATTGATGCAGTCAGCGGCTTTGCCTACGAGTACACTTTGGAGATCAATGGGAAGAGCTTGAAGCAGTACATGGAGAACAGATCAAAGGTCACCAGCACCTGGCTCCTCAACTTGGATGGCACTGACTGCAGAGTTGTCCTGG aGAAAGACACTATGGATGTGTGGTGTAATGGTGACAAGATTGAGACTGCA GGAGAATTTGTGGATGATGGCACGGAGACGCATTTCACACTCGGGGAACACAACTGCTGCGTGAAGGCCGTGAGCAGCGGAAAGAGACGAGACGGGATCATTCACACGCTGCTGGTGGACGGCACAGAGGTAGCTGAATGCACAGAGTGA